In the Myxococcus guangdongensis genome, one interval contains:
- a CDS encoding type I polyketide synthase: MSSPLDPHENSARLARALVALEKMQARLEASEREKREPIAIIGMACRFPGGANHPEALWALLREGGDAIVEVPADRWAIDDYYDPDPAAEGKMYTRWGGFLKGVRLDELDARFYGIAPREAASMDPQQRLMLEVTWEALANAGQVQERIANSLTGVFVGVMLNDYAQLQAQQAAPALMDAYLAFGNDSSFMAGRISYILGAQGPSMAVNTACSSSLVTVQLACQSLRARESNMAIAGGVSVILAPDGHIVSSRLRSQSPTGRCRTFDAAADGYVRGEGCGVVVLKRLSDALADKDPVLAVIRGGAVNHDGPSGGLTVPSGPAQEAVIRRALANAGVEPSQVDYVEAHGTGTPLGDPIEVRALQKVFAAGRESSRPLGLGSIKTNVGHLEAAAGIAGLMKVVLMLQHREIPPHLHLERPTTAIPWSELPIAIPTRLRPWDKASGRRVAGVSSFGLSGINAHLLLEEAPESTSARPPLSPERSAHLLTLSARDEKALLQLAREYQTWLGGAPGRLEDVCYTASARRSHHEHRLAVVGRTREQLVEHLGAFLRGEPLPAVSQRVASPRRPKVVFVFSGQGSQWPTMARELLRVSPVFRATLEDCERAMRAHGEFALLSLLEKTDDTSWMEDIGVIQPMLFAIAVALAAQWRAWAIHPDAVVGHSMGEVAAAHVAGVLSLEDAARVICRRSALLRRVRGQGGMALVGLSLEEARAVLAGFEDRLSIAASNGPTTTVLAGDAVALQAVMERLKTRNVFCRAIKVDVASHSPQVDPLLPELREVLGNLQPRAASLPVYSTVTGGLTDGTDWDARYWQRNLREPVLFSQVIEQLLASPHHVFVELSPHPILTQSIERIVGASRTEGLVLPSLRRDEAELEVLLQSLGALHTAGHPIDWRAVYPEAGECTSLPGYPWQRSRYWLEPRPAALRSVARPVDARLEAREEPGNTVTSAHAEGTPSRFYDDSVERERVLAPDEVYLTFGIQRRPVPGFSWLLSVYGLPERPEHTELLLEGQRGLRSVLFRGVRWSSVRKVLDFGCGYASDLISLARKFPHLRLDGYTISAEQAAIDGERVRARGLQERVRVFARDSAKDAFPDRYDVAFGFEVATHVADKRALFANLSRSLHNGGFLLLADFVANGVSAINVEETASYNVNAEEWAELLARHRFRLVEGVDISREAACFLEDPGFDRHLEVVATRFKLSDLVKRNFDAMRNFGKALDKGLMSYALLVAQKDEHAGAPYLARVNRAKLAALTPFTAFEDAGAWAAPAEDSELEGLAPLASREWVYEVTWPQKPRAPKSEAQRKGEASGRWLILCDRTGTGEALAARLRARGERCALLFAEPGAQRLGADEAHVESTDPATRQRTLGADEMRVEPTDSSDWQRVLEKLAAEGSPLRGVVHLWNLDLGGVSPDATTLGRGCGSLLTLVQRLGGGMGANTRLWLVTRGAQSVSEGSPVSVTQAPLWGAGRVLALEHPELWGGLVDLSASPDAQEVDALCEELWAPDGEDQLALRGKTRHVARLVRAEVPVAGKAPWRSDGAYLITGGLGGLGLQVAKSLVAHGARHLLLSGRTELPAERDWAALPSDSLFTSQVKALRELQAQGASVRYVRCDVGEPDQARALIDACEQDPVPLVGIFHAAGISVHRALKETGPEDLASVFHPKAMGAWMLHELTRHLPLHCFVLFSSASSVWGSQGMTAYAAANHFLDALAHHRKSQGLAATCINWGRWSEGGMAGSEQAQRFFSQVGLEAMPTEAALMLLERLVGAGVTQRTVASVDWSRFKPLQEARRHRPLLEHISVGAPAPKTPVEQGAVTSELLRRLEEAPEGRRRNVLQDFVRGEASRVLGAEPSSLTPGQGFFQMGMNSLMSVELKNHLERSLRHKLPSTLAFDYPTVAELTDFLAKEVPALAVLLPVRPGVALADAVVVDVDPLLKDEAIFELLSEAERLSETALQSLAQSFPGEGSNE; encoded by the coding sequence ATGAGCAGCCCCTTGGACCCGCACGAGAACAGTGCACGCCTGGCTCGCGCCCTGGTCGCACTGGAGAAGATGCAAGCGCGGCTGGAGGCGAGCGAACGCGAGAAGCGCGAGCCCATCGCCATCATCGGCATGGCGTGTCGCTTCCCCGGCGGCGCGAACCACCCGGAGGCACTCTGGGCGCTGCTGCGTGAGGGCGGCGACGCCATCGTCGAGGTGCCGGCGGACCGGTGGGCCATCGACGACTACTACGACCCGGACCCCGCGGCGGAAGGGAAGATGTACACGCGCTGGGGCGGCTTCCTGAAGGGGGTGCGGCTCGACGAGCTGGATGCCCGGTTCTACGGCATCGCCCCTCGCGAGGCGGCGAGCATGGACCCCCAGCAGCGGTTGATGCTGGAGGTGACGTGGGAAGCGCTCGCCAACGCGGGGCAGGTGCAGGAGCGCATCGCGAACAGCCTCACCGGGGTGTTCGTCGGGGTGATGCTCAACGACTACGCCCAGCTCCAGGCGCAGCAGGCCGCCCCGGCGCTGATGGATGCGTATCTGGCGTTCGGCAACGACTCCAGCTTCATGGCCGGGCGCATCTCGTACATCCTCGGCGCCCAGGGGCCGAGCATGGCGGTGAACACCGCCTGTTCCTCCTCGCTGGTGACGGTGCAGCTGGCGTGTCAGAGCCTGCGCGCTCGCGAGAGCAACATGGCCATCGCGGGCGGCGTGAGCGTCATCCTGGCGCCGGACGGGCACATCGTCTCGTCGCGGCTCCGCTCCCAGTCGCCGACAGGACGGTGCAGGACCTTCGACGCCGCGGCCGACGGCTACGTGCGCGGCGAGGGCTGCGGTGTCGTGGTGCTCAAGCGGCTCTCCGACGCGCTCGCTGACAAGGACCCGGTGCTGGCCGTCATCCGGGGCGGCGCGGTCAATCACGACGGTCCCAGTGGTGGCCTCACGGTGCCCAGCGGTCCCGCGCAGGAGGCGGTGATTCGCAGGGCGCTGGCCAACGCGGGCGTGGAGCCCTCGCAGGTGGACTACGTCGAGGCGCACGGGACGGGGACTCCGCTCGGCGACCCGATAGAGGTGCGCGCGCTGCAGAAGGTGTTCGCTGCAGGGCGGGAGTCCTCGCGGCCCCTCGGCCTGGGCTCCATCAAGACGAACGTCGGGCACCTGGAGGCGGCGGCCGGAATCGCTGGACTGATGAAGGTGGTGCTGATGCTCCAGCACCGCGAGATTCCGCCGCACCTCCACCTGGAGCGGCCCACCACCGCCATCCCCTGGAGTGAGCTGCCCATCGCCATCCCCACCCGCCTCCGCCCCTGGGACAAGGCGTCCGGCAGGCGCGTGGCGGGTGTCAGCTCCTTCGGCCTGAGCGGCATCAACGCGCACCTGCTCCTCGAAGAGGCGCCGGAGTCGACGAGCGCGCGTCCGCCCCTGTCGCCCGAGCGCTCCGCCCACCTGCTGACGCTGTCCGCTCGCGACGAGAAGGCGCTGCTTCAGCTCGCTCGCGAGTACCAGACCTGGTTGGGCGGCGCGCCGGGACGGCTGGAGGATGTCTGTTACACGGCGAGCGCGCGGCGCAGCCACCATGAGCACCGGCTCGCGGTGGTGGGGCGCACGCGCGAGCAGCTGGTGGAGCACCTGGGCGCCTTCCTTCGGGGCGAGCCGCTCCCCGCGGTCTCCCAGCGAGTGGCCTCGCCCCGGAGGCCGAAGGTGGTGTTCGTGTTCTCCGGGCAGGGCTCCCAGTGGCCCACGATGGCGCGGGAGCTGCTCCGGGTGTCGCCGGTGTTCCGCGCCACGCTGGAGGACTGCGAGCGGGCCATGCGGGCGCATGGGGAATTCGCCCTGTTGTCGCTGCTCGAGAAGACGGATGACACCTCCTGGATGGAGGACATCGGCGTCATCCAGCCGATGCTGTTCGCCATCGCGGTGGCGCTCGCCGCGCAGTGGCGTGCCTGGGCCATCCATCCGGACGCGGTGGTGGGCCACAGCATGGGTGAGGTGGCCGCGGCCCATGTCGCGGGCGTGCTCTCCCTGGAGGACGCCGCGCGGGTCATCTGCCGTCGCAGCGCGCTGCTCCGCCGTGTCCGGGGGCAGGGCGGGATGGCGCTCGTGGGGCTCTCGCTGGAAGAGGCGCGGGCCGTGCTCGCGGGCTTCGAGGACCGGCTGTCCATCGCGGCGAGCAACGGCCCGACGACGACGGTGCTGGCGGGAGACGCCGTGGCCTTGCAGGCGGTCATGGAGCGGCTGAAGACCCGCAACGTCTTCTGCCGGGCCATCAAGGTGGATGTCGCCTCCCACTCTCCGCAGGTGGACCCGCTGCTCCCGGAGCTGCGCGAGGTGCTCGGGAATCTCCAGCCCCGGGCGGCGAGCCTGCCCGTGTACTCGACCGTCACCGGTGGGCTGACGGATGGGACGGACTGGGATGCGCGCTACTGGCAGCGCAACCTGCGCGAGCCGGTGTTGTTCTCCCAGGTCATCGAGCAGCTGCTCGCGAGCCCGCACCACGTCTTCGTGGAGCTGAGCCCTCATCCCATCCTGACGCAGTCCATCGAGCGCATCGTCGGGGCCTCGCGCACGGAGGGGCTCGTGCTGCCCTCGCTGCGCAGGGACGAGGCGGAGCTGGAGGTCCTGTTGCAGTCGCTCGGGGCCCTCCACACGGCGGGGCATCCCATCGACTGGCGCGCGGTGTATCCGGAGGCGGGTGAGTGCACGTCCTTGCCGGGTTACCCCTGGCAGCGCTCGCGTTACTGGCTGGAGCCGCGTCCTGCCGCGCTCCGAAGCGTGGCACGCCCCGTCGACGCCCGTCTGGAGGCGCGGGAGGAGCCCGGGAACACGGTGACGTCCGCGCACGCGGAAGGCACTCCGTCCCGCTTCTACGACGACTCCGTGGAGCGGGAGCGGGTGCTCGCGCCCGACGAGGTCTACCTGACCTTCGGCATCCAGCGTCGACCGGTGCCGGGCTTCTCGTGGCTCCTGAGCGTCTATGGTCTCCCGGAGCGGCCCGAGCACACGGAGTTGTTGTTGGAGGGGCAGCGAGGGCTTCGCTCCGTGCTGTTCCGGGGCGTCCGCTGGTCCTCGGTGCGCAAGGTGCTCGACTTCGGCTGCGGGTACGCCTCCGACCTCATCTCGCTGGCGAGGAAGTTCCCGCACCTGCGCCTGGATGGCTACACCATCTCCGCGGAGCAGGCAGCCATCGACGGGGAGCGGGTGAGGGCGCGTGGGCTCCAGGAGCGCGTCCGGGTCTTCGCGCGCGACAGCGCGAAGGACGCCTTCCCGGACCGCTACGACGTGGCCTTCGGGTTCGAGGTCGCCACTCACGTCGCGGACAAGAGGGCGTTGTTCGCGAATCTCTCCCGGAGCCTCCACAACGGAGGCTTCCTGTTGCTCGCCGACTTCGTCGCCAATGGTGTCTCGGCCATCAACGTGGAGGAGACGGCGTCGTACAACGTCAATGCGGAGGAGTGGGCGGAGTTGCTGGCGCGCCACCGGTTCCGGTTGGTGGAGGGGGTCGACATCAGCCGGGAGGCCGCGTGCTTCCTCGAGGACCCCGGGTTCGACCGTCACCTGGAGGTCGTGGCCACGCGGTTCAAGCTCAGTGATTTGGTGAAGCGGAACTTCGATGCCATGCGCAACTTCGGCAAGGCGCTCGACAAGGGACTGATGAGCTATGCGTTGCTCGTCGCCCAGAAGGACGAGCACGCGGGGGCGCCGTATCTGGCGCGGGTGAATCGCGCGAAGCTCGCGGCGCTGACCCCGTTCACCGCGTTCGAGGACGCGGGGGCCTGGGCGGCGCCCGCGGAGGACTCCGAACTGGAGGGTTTGGCGCCGCTCGCCTCGCGTGAGTGGGTGTACGAGGTGACGTGGCCCCAGAAGCCGCGCGCACCGAAGTCCGAGGCGCAGCGGAAGGGCGAAGCCTCCGGCCGGTGGTTGATTCTCTGCGACCGTACGGGCACGGGGGAGGCGCTGGCCGCGCGGCTGCGAGCCCGGGGCGAGCGCTGCGCGCTGCTGTTCGCGGAGCCCGGTGCGCAGAGACTCGGAGCCGATGAGGCTCACGTCGAATCGACGGACCCGGCCACGAGGCAGCGGACGCTCGGAGCCGACGAGATGCGGGTCGAACCGACGGACTCCTCGGATTGGCAGCGGGTGCTGGAGAAGCTGGCTGCGGAGGGCAGCCCCCTCCGAGGTGTGGTGCATCTGTGGAACCTGGACCTCGGCGGCGTGTCACCGGATGCGACAACGCTGGGGCGCGGCTGCGGAAGCCTGTTGACGCTGGTGCAGCGGCTGGGCGGAGGCATGGGCGCGAACACGCGGCTGTGGCTGGTCACCCGGGGCGCGCAGTCCGTCAGCGAGGGCAGTCCCGTCTCCGTCACGCAGGCGCCCCTGTGGGGCGCGGGGCGAGTGCTCGCGCTGGAGCACCCCGAGCTGTGGGGCGGGCTCGTGGACCTCTCCGCATCGCCGGACGCACAGGAGGTCGACGCGCTCTGCGAGGAGCTGTGGGCACCGGATGGTGAGGACCAGCTCGCCCTCCGTGGGAAGACGCGACATGTGGCGCGGCTCGTGCGCGCCGAGGTGCCTGTCGCGGGCAAGGCTCCTTGGCGAAGCGATGGGGCATACCTCATCACCGGAGGCCTGGGAGGACTGGGGCTCCAGGTCGCGAAGTCGCTGGTGGCCCATGGCGCCCGGCACCTGCTCCTGTCAGGTCGCACCGAGCTTCCCGCCGAGCGCGACTGGGCAGCACTCCCCTCGGACAGTCTGTTCACATCGCAGGTCAAGGCTCTGCGTGAACTCCAGGCGCAAGGAGCATCGGTGCGCTACGTGCGGTGCGACGTCGGCGAACCGGACCAGGCGCGTGCGCTCATCGATGCATGCGAGCAGGACCCCGTTCCGCTCGTGGGCATCTTCCATGCGGCGGGCATCTCGGTGCACCGCGCCCTGAAGGAGACGGGGCCGGAGGACCTCGCGTCCGTCTTCCACCCCAAGGCGATGGGCGCGTGGATGCTCCACGAGCTCACCCGTCACCTGCCGCTCCACTGCTTCGTCCTGTTCTCCTCGGCATCCTCCGTGTGGGGCTCGCAGGGCATGACCGCATACGCGGCGGCGAACCACTTCCTCGACGCCCTCGCGCACCACCGCAAGTCCCAAGGACTGGCGGCCACGTGCATCAACTGGGGCCGTTGGAGCGAAGGCGGAATGGCGGGCTCCGAGCAGGCGCAGCGCTTCTTCTCGCAGGTCGGCCTGGAGGCGATGCCGACCGAGGCGGCGCTCATGCTGCTGGAGCGTCTGGTGGGCGCGGGCGTCACCCAGCGGACCGTGGCGTCGGTGGACTGGAGTCGCTTCAAGCCGCTGCAGGAAGCGCGGAGACACCGGCCCCTGCTCGAGCACATCTCCGTGGGCGCCCCTGCCCCGAAGACCCCCGTGGAGCAGGGCGCCGTCACCTCCGAGCTGCTGCGTCGCCTGGAGGAGGCACCCGAGGGACGGCGCCGCAACGTGTTGCAGGACTTCGTGCGAGGCGAGGCTTCACGCGTCCTGGGCGCGGAGCCCTCGTCGCTGACGCCGGGGCAGGGCTTCTTCCAGATGGGCATGAACTCGCTCATGTCCGTCGAGCTGAAGAACCACCTGGAGCGAAGCCTCCGACACAAGCTCCCGTCCACGCTCGCGTTCGATTATCCGACGGTGGCGGAGCTGACCGACTTCCTGGCGAAGGAGGTCCCCGCGCTCGCGGTGCTCCTCCCCGTTCGGCCAGGGGTGGCGCTCGCCGACGCCGTGGTCGTCGATGTGGACCCGTTGTTGAAGGACGAAGCCATCTTCGAATTGCTGAGTGAAGCAGAGCGGTTGTCGGAGACCGCGTTGCAATCGCTTGCACAGTCTTTCCCTGGTGAGGGCTCAAATGAGTGA